The genome window CAGCCATACTCTTATCGAACTCATCTTCAATAGAGCTGAGGGCGCCCTCAACCGTCCCTGTCTTTGCTTTCAAATCGACGAATTTATCAATATACGTACTTTTCAGGTACTTTCTTGCCTTCAAAGCCGGCATGAAGAAATGCGTCGTATCTTCGTCTCCAACGATTATTCTTCCCGAAGTCGGCTCATATAATCTTAGAACAGTCATACCGGCTGTGGTCTTGCCGCACCCAGATTCGCCGACCAGTCCGAGTGTCTCCTTTTCATAGATATCGAAACTGACGTCGTCTACGGCCTTAACCTGCGCAACGACTCTTCTGAAGACTCCAGCTTTTACTGGAAAATACTTCACGAGTTCATCTGCTCTCAGGAGCAACTTGCTTTCGTTCGGAATGCTCATGCGCTCTCACCTGCCCTCGATACTTTGATCGTTTCAATGAGCTTATCTATATGCCAGCAGGCAGCAGTGTGTTCGTTCTCTATCTCTACAAGCGGCGGCTCTTCCTTTCGGCACTTATCTGTAGCGAGAGGGCATCTCGTGTTGAACCTGCATCCATCGGGGAAATCCAGAGGGTCGGGAACGACACCGGGAATGTTGTAGAGAACCTCTTTATCTTCATCCAGCTTCGGTATCGCATTCATAAGCCCCCATGTATAAGGGTGGCGAGGATTCTTGAAAAGAGTGTGCACATCGGCATATTCAACAACCTTTCCGGCGTACATCACTACGACTCTCTGGGCCATCTCCGCAATGACTCCCAGGTCATGAGTGATCATTACTAAAGCCATACCATACTGATCTTGAAGAGACTTCATGAGCTCAAGTATCTGTGCCTGTATTGTTACATCCAGAGCAGTCGTGGGTTCATCTGCGAAAAGCAGTTTGGGGTTACAGGAGAGCGACATCGCTATCATAGCTCTCTGACGCATCCCCCCAGAGAGTTCGTGGGGATATTCATCGATCCGCTTTTCAGGTTCGGGAATTCCAACCTTCTTAAGCATGTCTATTGCAATCTCCCGGGCCTTCTTTTCGTCAACATCCTGATGAAGCAAGATAGCTTCCATTATCTGGAATCCTATCGTGAAAACCGGATTCAGAGCCGTCATGGGTTCCTGAAAAATCATAGCCATATCGTTTCCCCTGATCTTCATCATCTTGGATTCAGGAATTGCCAAGACATCTTCGCCGTCAAACGATATCTTGCCACCCGCTATCTCTCCCTTTTCATCAAGAAGTCTCATTATAGAAAGAGATGTGACGCTCTTTCCACAGCCAGATTCGCCGACGATTCCAAGCGTTTCACCTGGGAAGACCTCGAAGGTTACCCCATCAACGGCCTTCACAACCCCATCTTCTGTATGGAAATACGTTCTTAAGTCTTCTACCTGCAACAGTGCTTTCTTCTCATCCATGACTCAAACCCCCTCAGCTTCTCATTCTCGGGTCGAAGATATCTCTAAGTGCATCTCCGACAAGGTTCCATGCAAGAACGAAGAGCACCATGGCAGTACCGGGGAAGACAATTGCGAACCATGATTGGTCAAGCATCGTCATCCAGTTCCTAGAGAAAGACAGTATCGTTCCCCAGTCAGCATAGCCAGGCTCTGCTCCAACTCCCAAAAAGCTCAGTCCTGCTGCAGTGATAACATAAGAACCGATTCTCATCGACATCTGAACGACAACCGGGAAAATCGTATTTGGAAGAATATGTTTGATAATAATTACCCAGTCCTTCTGTCCAAGAGCTTTTGCTGCGAGAACATATTGCTCTTCTCTCGCTTGAAGGATATTTCCCCTAATAAGACGGGCAGTACTCATCCAACCGAAGATGATCAGAGCAATAATTACTTTGTCCAAACCCTTGCCAAGAATCGTTGTCATAACCATTGCAGCAACCAGGAAGGGAATCGACAAGAATATATCCGTTATCCTCATGAGGATTTCGTCGACCCACCCACCGAAGTACGCTGAGATTGAACCAACAATCACACCGATGAGGGCAGCGAAACTGGTAATAATCAAACCCAGCCTGAAAGCCGTTCGTGTTCCCCAGATTACACCGTAGAACACATCTCTCCCACCGATCACCCCAAACGGGTGTTCGGCTGAAGGAGCAATCGGTTTCGACGACCAAGAGGCTCTTGGAATCTGATAGTTGTCTCCCATCTCATTAACTCCGGCGATCTGAGGGGCGAAGATCGCGATGACTATGAAGAATAACAGGAGACAGGTTCCCAGAACGGCTGTCCCATTCGTCCAGTATTTCTTCATTACTTTCCTGAACTCACTCTTTCTCTTTTCTGGCATCTGCACCTTCCCCCTTACTCTAGCCTGATTCTTGGGTCAACGAGAGCGTAAGAAACATCGACGACCAGGTTTCCAACAACCATAATGAAGGAGAAG of Mesotoga infera contains these proteins:
- a CDS encoding ABC transporter permease — translated: MPEKRKSEFRKVMKKYWTNGTAVLGTCLLLFFIVIAIFAPQIAGVNEMGDNYQIPRASWSSKPIAPSAEHPFGVIGGRDVFYGVIWGTRTAFRLGLIITSFAALIGVIVGSISAYFGGWVDEILMRITDIFLSIPFLVAAMVMTTILGKGLDKVIIALIIFGWMSTARLIRGNILQAREEQYVLAAKALGQKDWVIIIKHILPNTIFPVVVQMSMRIGSYVITAAGLSFLGVGAEPGYADWGTILSFSRNWMTMLDQSWFAIVFPGTAMVLFVLAWNLVGDALRDIFDPRMRS
- a CDS encoding ABC transporter ATP-binding protein — protein: MDEKKALLQVEDLRTYFHTEDGVVKAVDGVTFEVFPGETLGIVGESGCGKSVTSLSIMRLLDEKGEIAGGKISFDGEDVLAIPESKMMKIRGNDMAMIFQEPMTALNPVFTIGFQIMEAILLHQDVDEKKAREIAIDMLKKVGIPEPEKRIDEYPHELSGGMRQRAMIAMSLSCNPKLLFADEPTTALDVTIQAQILELMKSLQDQYGMALVMITHDLGVIAEMAQRVVVMYAGKVVEYADVHTLFKNPRHPYTWGLMNAIPKLDEDKEVLYNIPGVVPDPLDFPDGCRFNTRCPLATDKCRKEEPPLVEIENEHTAACWHIDKLIETIKVSRAGESA